From a single Rosa rugosa chromosome 7, drRosRugo1.1, whole genome shotgun sequence genomic region:
- the LOC133720054 gene encoding uncharacterized protein LOC133720054, with product MEGRKRRNRKRLKMVAWKTWFCLKQSFLIPTKCFLIKLTLRSRHKQKGNGNGLVSLYKDIETCGEYADIKVMWEMIHSCPQNSNNSTERRKRSSSYWRFCVHPST from the exons ATGGAGGGGAGGAAGAGAAGGAATAGGAAGCGTTTGAAGATGGTGGCTTGGAAAACCTGGTTTTGCTTGAAGCAGTCTTTCCTCATCCCAACCAAGTGTTTTCTGATCAAGCTTACTTTGCGCTCAAGGCACAAACAGAAAG GAAATGGGAATGGATTGGTGAGTTTGTACAAAGATATTGAAACTTGTGGCGAGTATGCAGATATAAAAGTGATGTGGGAGATGATTCATTCTTGTCCTCAGAATTCAAACAACAGTACTGAAAGGAGGAAGAGGTCTTCTTCTTATTGGAGATTTTGTGTTCATCCTAGTACATGA